In Hallerella succinigenes, the following are encoded in one genomic region:
- a CDS encoding helix-turn-helix transcriptional regulator yields the protein MIPYPFNFFKISVPCFPVREYFTYFQTKSINFPVREYYIYGMDIQNTEDLSKAIKGRRKSLKLTQAECATFCGVGLRFFSELENGKQSLHLGKVMQVLQMLGLKMQIIGNEESK from the coding sequence TTGATTCCATATCCATTCAATTTTTTCAAGATTAGCGTTCCATGTTTTCCCGTTCGGGAATATTTTACATATTTTCAAACAAAAAGCATTAATTTTCCCGTTCGGGAATATTATATTTATGGCATGGACATTCAAAATACAGAAGATTTATCCAAAGCCATAAAAGGACGCCGTAAAAGCCTCAAACTGACACAAGCGGAATGTGCCACATTTTGCGGCGTCGGGCTACGATTTTTCTCAGAGCTTGAAAACGGCAAGCAGTCACTACACTTGGGCAAAGTGATGCAAGTCCTACAGATGCTAGGCCTCAAAATGCAGATTATCGGAAACGAGGAAAGCAAATGA
- a CDS encoding glycosyltransferase family 4 protein — translation MKQSLKMIFDATVLTNGFRKNDSRSGIFFVASNILRELLKRSDVDVCLYVSPEKYSEELRLKKEIYQNVPFVHNQSNVFFNSLAKILNKFWLVYEKYPRNFLLKKISAAGIIGVQGFFRKVIKIRSNNENVKNAEVFFSPVYKVPPFVRQNTGLRNYIIFYDAIPFVNLNCYTSTEWANFLRDIISSVKRTDKIFYISNHTKKDMETIFPYLTESRSSVLYLAANNNFKQISDCEILKHIREKYQIPFKKRYVFSLCTLEPRKNLVRAVRCFMTFVQKNHIEDLVWVMGGGHWDSFIKELQKNGVAWDSKYVVQAGYIDDEDLPALYSNAEWFVYTSQYEGFGLPPLEAMQCGCPVITSNNSSLPEVVGDASIMIDWDSDEQHIEAYEKYYFNKELRKENSRKGLERAKMFSWKKTVDKMVEIMKRNI, via the coding sequence ATGAAGCAATCGTTAAAAATGATTTTTGATGCTACTGTTTTAACAAATGGATTTCGAAAAAATGATTCTAGGAGTGGAATTTTTTTTGTAGCTTCAAATATATTAAGAGAATTGCTGAAACGTTCGGATGTGGATGTATGTCTTTATGTGTCTCCAGAAAAGTATTCTGAAGAACTGCGTTTAAAAAAAGAGATTTATCAAAATGTACCTTTTGTGCACAATCAGTCGAATGTTTTTTTCAATAGCCTTGCGAAAATTTTAAATAAATTTTGGTTGGTTTATGAAAAGTATCCTAGAAATTTTTTACTAAAAAAAATTTCTGCGGCAGGGATTATAGGAGTTCAAGGTTTTTTTAGAAAAGTAATTAAGATTCGATCAAATAATGAAAATGTCAAAAACGCCGAGGTATTTTTCTCTCCAGTATATAAGGTACCTCCATTTGTGAGGCAAAACACTGGATTGAGGAACTATATAATTTTTTATGATGCAATTCCTTTTGTTAATCTAAACTGTTACACATCTACAGAATGGGCGAATTTTCTTAGGGATATAATTTCTTCCGTCAAACGAACGGACAAAATTTTTTATATCTCTAATCATACAAAAAAAGATATGGAAACAATATTTCCGTATTTGACAGAATCTCGATCTAGTGTATTGTATTTGGCTGCAAATAATAATTTTAAACAAATCTCAGACTGTGAAATTCTTAAACATATTAGAGAAAAGTATCAAATCCCTTTTAAAAAAAGGTATGTTTTTTCTCTTTGCACTCTTGAACCTCGAAAAAATTTGGTGCGAGCGGTTCGCTGCTTCATGACTTTTGTTCAAAAAAATCATATAGAGGATTTAGTGTGGGTTATGGGTGGTGGTCATTGGGATTCATTCATAAAAGAATTGCAGAAAAACGGGGTCGCCTGGGATTCGAAATATGTTGTTCAGGCTGGCTATATAGATGATGAAGACCTGCCTGCTCTTTATAGCAATGCGGAATGGTTTGTCTATACAAGTCAATATGAAGGATTTGGCTTACCCCCATTAGAAGCAATGCAATGTGGTTGCCCCGTAATCACAAGCAACAATTCTTCCCTGCCCGAGGTTGTTGGTGATGCCAGCATCATGATTGATTGGGATAGCGATGAACAACATATTGAAGCATATGAAAAATACTACTTCAATAAAGAACTGCGGAAAGAAAATAGTCGTAAGGGCCTGGAACGAGCAAAGATGTTTTCTTGGAAAAAAACAGTTGATAAGATGGTCGAAATAATGAAAAGGAATATTTAG
- a CDS encoding DegT/DnrJ/EryC1/StrS family aminotransferase: MQEKITVIKPLIPDLDEFIPMLRDIWDRKWLTNNGHYHQELEKALADYLGVQYLSLFTNGTLPLITALQALRINGEVITTPYSFVATTHAIWWNGLKPVFVDVEEETGLINPEKIEAAITPKTSAIMPVHVYGNPCNMERIQEIADTYGLKVIYDAAHAFGVKVNGKTVLENGDMSTLSFHATKVYTTIEGGALVCHDAATKKRIDYLKNFGFAGETTVVAPGINSKMDEVRAAYGLLNLKQVDAAIASRKATALKYREALKDVPGIRMLHDIEGVHHNYAYFPIFVNEKEYGMSRDALYEKLKEHNIYGRRYFYPLISTFSAYKGLDSASPENLPVAHKLAGQVICLPMYAGLKEEDLNRVIEIIKR; this comes from the coding sequence ATGCAAGAAAAGATAACCGTCATAAAGCCCCTTATTCCCGATCTGGATGAATTCATCCCGATGCTTAGGGACATTTGGGACCGTAAGTGGCTTACCAACAACGGCCATTACCACCAGGAACTGGAAAAGGCCCTGGCAGATTATCTTGGCGTACAGTACCTGTCGCTCTTTACGAACGGGACCCTCCCCCTGATTACCGCCCTACAGGCTTTACGCATCAACGGCGAAGTCATCACGACGCCCTACAGCTTTGTCGCCACCACGCATGCCATCTGGTGGAACGGATTAAAGCCCGTATTCGTGGATGTTGAAGAAGAAACTGGACTCATCAACCCCGAAAAAATTGAGGCGGCCATCACCCCGAAAACGTCGGCCATCATGCCGGTGCACGTTTACGGCAATCCATGCAACATGGAGCGTATCCAAGAAATTGCCGACACATACGGCCTTAAGGTTATCTACGACGCAGCTCACGCCTTTGGTGTAAAGGTCAACGGGAAGACCGTTCTCGAAAACGGTGACATGAGTACACTCAGTTTCCACGCCACGAAGGTCTATACAACAATAGAGGGCGGAGCTCTCGTCTGCCACGATGCCGCCACCAAGAAGAGAATCGATTACCTAAAGAACTTCGGATTTGCTGGGGAAACCACCGTAGTTGCCCCCGGAATCAACAGCAAGATGGACGAAGTCCGTGCCGCCTATGGACTCTTGAACCTGAAGCAGGTGGATGCAGCCATCGCAAGCCGCAAGGCAACCGCGCTAAAGTACCGCGAAGCGCTCAAGGATGTTCCCGGCATACGCATGCTACATGACATCGAGGGCGTCCACCACAATTACGCCTATTTCCCGATTTTCGTAAATGAGAAAGAATACGGTATGAGCCGAGACGCCCTCTACGAAAAGCTCAAGGAGCACAACATCTACGGACGCCGCTACTTCTACCCGCTTATCAGCACATTCAGCGCCTATAAAGGCCTTGATTCCGCAAGTCCCGAAAACCTGCCAGTAGCGCATAAATTGGCTGGCCAAGTGATTTGCCTACCAATGTATGCAGGGCTGAAGGAAGAAGATCTCAATAGAGTCATTGAAATTATAAAACGATGA
- a CDS encoding type II toxin-antitoxin system HipA family toxin, which translates to MKLSVYLGEKLAGYLESTAEKGVVFFYDTAYIKAGQPPISLSLPLSNAEFSQKDCLPFFEGLLPEGDVKKRISDYLHISETSTFKLLKELGGECAGMVSILPEGESNKAKSAYAFSRDNYEPLSEKKLAEYIQNINTRPLLKIKEKLRLSLAGAQEKLPLAYINGKYYLPKNGAPSTHILKPTGSGKLSNLAANEYICTKLAKYSGLPTSKTELKQIGYTEFLLIERYDRISENNQISRIHQEDICQALGILSDRKYQNDGGPSIADIYNLLKEKTTIPLIETRNFLRYIIFNLIIGNCDAHGKNYSLLFQGNTIQLAPIYDTVSTIIYPDLTRKLSMKVGKHYEFKKINSEDFVLLAGQLNLKPKTILDCYFETIEKIEKNFDKVKNDSALIGHEKTIEIIEKNILRID; encoded by the coding sequence ATGAAACTTTCTGTATATCTAGGAGAAAAACTGGCCGGATATCTAGAGTCCACCGCAGAAAAAGGTGTTGTCTTTTTTTACGACACAGCCTATATCAAAGCAGGGCAACCGCCCATATCATTATCACTCCCTTTAAGCAATGCTGAATTTTCACAAAAAGATTGCCTCCCCTTTTTTGAAGGACTATTGCCTGAAGGCGATGTAAAAAAGAGAATCTCGGATTACCTGCATATATCCGAAACCAGCACATTCAAACTTCTCAAAGAACTGGGCGGAGAATGCGCCGGCATGGTTTCCATTTTGCCAGAGGGAGAAAGCAATAAAGCCAAAAGTGCGTATGCATTTTCACGGGACAACTACGAACCTCTGTCCGAAAAAAAACTTGCCGAATATATTCAGAACATAAACACCCGTCCTTTGCTCAAGATCAAGGAGAAGCTCCGCCTCTCCCTTGCCGGAGCGCAAGAAAAACTCCCTCTCGCTTATATAAATGGTAAATACTATTTGCCAAAAAATGGAGCCCCATCTACCCATATTCTCAAGCCAACTGGAAGCGGAAAACTATCCAACCTTGCTGCAAACGAATACATCTGCACCAAGCTTGCCAAATACAGCGGACTTCCAACATCCAAGACAGAACTTAAGCAAATTGGCTATACAGAGTTCCTTTTAATAGAGCGCTACGACCGCATTTCCGAGAACAACCAAATTTCAAGGATCCACCAAGAAGACATTTGCCAAGCACTCGGGATCCTAAGCGACCGCAAATACCAGAACGACGGCGGTCCAAGCATCGCAGACATCTATAACCTTCTCAAAGAGAAAACGACAATTCCCCTAATCGAAACGCGTAATTTTCTCCGCTATATCATATTCAACCTGATCATAGGAAACTGCGACGCCCATGGCAAAAACTACTCCCTACTATTCCAGGGAAATACCATCCAGCTAGCCCCCATTTACGACACAGTCAGCACAATCATTTACCCGGATTTGACCCGCAAGCTATCAATGAAGGTCGGCAAGCACTACGAATTCAAAAAAATTAACAGCGAAGACTTTGTGTTGCTTGCCGGCCAGCTCAACCTAAAGCCCAAAACAATCCTAGATTGTTATTTTGAGACTATCGAAAAAATCGAGAAAAACTTTGACAAAGTCAAGAATGATTCAGCTTTGATAGGACATGAGAAAACTATTGAAATCATTGAAAAAAACATTTTGAGAATAGACTAA
- a CDS encoding ABC transporter ATP-binding protein: protein MSTAIEFENISKQYRLGLVSTGTLSHDLNRFWQTKILHKEDPYLKVGEVNDRTSKGKSDYVWALKDINFKVEEGDVVGIIGRNGAGKSTLLKLLSRVTAPTTGTIRARGRIASLLEVGTGFHPEMTGRENIYMNGAIMGMTRAEITRKLDEIVDFSGCERYLDTPVKRYSSGMTVRLGFAIAAHLEPEILVVDEVLAVGDAEFQKKAIGKMQDVSRGEGRTVLFVSHNMGAVKSLCKTGLLLENGIIKDYGDADSIVSKYIRGDSDSPTHKEWKDKIEYSKDGFELLEIGIRRKGGEYGESMPMDDDMELIIRYRLTKDFEKMWLTMHYKNEFGTTIFSSSAGEQVPKAKAKGEYTQICTIPKNTLNWGNFSITLLAFHDNAESLCRALDVLSFPVSAKTIKIGNWMGGREPGDVTPKFPFSEKQTG, encoded by the coding sequence ATGTCGACCGCCATTGAATTCGAGAACATCAGCAAGCAGTACCGCCTGGGGCTCGTGAGCACAGGAACGCTCAGCCACGACCTGAACCGTTTTTGGCAAACCAAGATTTTGCACAAGGAAGACCCTTACCTGAAAGTGGGCGAAGTAAACGACCGTACAAGCAAGGGTAAAAGCGATTATGTTTGGGCACTCAAGGATATCAACTTCAAGGTCGAAGAAGGCGACGTTGTTGGCATCATCGGCAGAAACGGCGCAGGGAAAAGTACACTCCTTAAACTTTTAAGCCGAGTGACCGCACCGACCACCGGCACGATCCGCGCCCGAGGCCGCATTGCGAGCCTTTTGGAAGTCGGAACAGGTTTCCACCCGGAAATGACCGGGCGTGAGAACATCTACATGAACGGAGCCATCATGGGAATGACCCGTGCCGAAATCACCCGCAAACTAGACGAGATTGTGGACTTCAGCGGCTGCGAACGTTACCTGGACACTCCCGTAAAACGTTACAGCAGCGGCATGACCGTACGTCTCGGGTTCGCCATCGCGGCACACCTGGAACCCGAAATATTGGTGGTGGACGAAGTGCTTGCCGTGGGCGACGCCGAATTCCAGAAAAAGGCCATCGGCAAGATGCAGGACGTAAGCCGCGGCGAAGGCAGGACCGTACTGTTCGTGAGCCACAACATGGGCGCGGTGAAGAGCTTGTGCAAAACAGGACTATTGCTCGAAAACGGTATAATCAAAGATTACGGTGACGCGGATTCAATCGTCTCAAAATATATCCGTGGCGACAGCGACTCCCCTACCCACAAGGAATGGAAAGACAAAATCGAGTATTCCAAAGACGGATTTGAGCTCCTTGAAATCGGAATCAGGCGCAAAGGCGGCGAATACGGTGAATCCATGCCTATGGACGACGACATGGAACTTATAATTCGCTACCGGCTTACAAAAGATTTTGAGAAAATGTGGCTCACGATGCATTATAAAAATGAGTTCGGGACCACAATCTTTTCTAGTAGTGCCGGAGAACAAGTTCCCAAAGCAAAGGCAAAAGGCGAATATACCCAGATTTGCACCATTCCCAAGAATACACTCAATTGGGGCAACTTTTCCATCACTTTGCTCGCATTCCATGACAACGCGGAATCACTATGCCGAGCACTGGATGTTCTCAGTTTTCCCGTTTCCGCCAAGACCATCAAGATAGGCAACTGGATGGGCGGCCGCGAGCCTGGCGACGTAACGCCAAAGTTCCCGTTTAGCGAAAAGCAAACCGGTTAA
- a CDS encoding glycosyltransferase family 2 protein has translation MPLVSVIVPNYNHAPYLRQRLDSIFNQTFQDFEVIILDDCSTDNSKEIIEEYRNRPQVSHVVYNETNSGSPFKQWAKGFDLAQGEYIWIAESDDWAELNFLEETVQRIKKNDVNLVFTNSFIVTPEKQTIDINIQEDRVFNGKWLLRKKMIFQNFILNASAVLFKKETLKFIPKTYQSFKSSGDWLFWIEFCLMGNIFYCAKCLNYNNRHGANTTAQWGKAMSSGQAAIEDCAIYHYLKINDSVPFFHQHTIPLSHIEWADANKSRFDSANCYKSVRDHWRKELFSINYSLIVRAAGVQLYKLLKFLQIIRN, from the coding sequence ATGCCTCTCGTTTCCGTCATAGTCCCTAACTACAATCACGCGCCTTATCTTCGGCAGCGTCTTGATTCCATATTCAATCAAACTTTCCAAGATTTTGAAGTCATCATTCTTGACGATTGCAGTACGGATAACAGCAAAGAAATCATTGAAGAATATCGCAATCGTCCACAAGTAAGTCACGTCGTTTACAACGAAACAAATAGCGGTTCGCCATTCAAACAATGGGCTAAGGGATTTGACTTAGCCCAAGGCGAATACATCTGGATTGCTGAAAGCGACGATTGGGCAGAATTGAATTTTTTGGAAGAAACTGTACAAAGAATAAAAAAAAATGACGTCAATCTTGTTTTTACAAATTCCTTTATAGTCACGCCAGAAAAACAGACAATAGACATAAACATTCAAGAGGACAGAGTTTTTAATGGCAAATGGCTTCTTCGTAAAAAAATGATATTTCAAAATTTCATTTTAAATGCAAGCGCTGTTTTGTTCAAAAAAGAAACACTCAAATTCATACCCAAAACATATCAATCCTTTAAATCCAGCGGAGACTGGTTATTTTGGATAGAATTTTGCCTAATGGGCAATATTTTTTATTGTGCAAAATGTCTCAACTATAATAACCGACATGGAGCGAACACGACTGCACAATGGGGCAAAGCAATGTCCTCAGGGCAAGCGGCCATTGAAGATTGTGCTATTTATCATTATTTAAAAATCAACGATAGCGTTCCTTTTTTTCATCAGCATACAATCCCATTAAGTCATATCGAATGGGCTGACGCAAATAAATCTAGATTTGACTCTGCAAATTGCTATAAATCCGTGCGAGACCATTGGAGAAAAGAATTGTTTTCCATAAATTATTCTTTAATCGTTCGAGCTGCAGGAGTACAACTTTATAAGTTACTCAAGTTTCTGCAAATTATAAGGAACTAA
- a CDS encoding glycosyltransferase family 32 protein: MMAENAKAFLIGMGEIYIFIDMSIPKIVHYCWLSNDPYPELVQRCIQSWKEKLPDYELILWDMNHFDVHSVPWVEQACSVKKWAFAADYIRLYALYNHGGIYLDSDVEVLKSFDDLLDRPYFFGKEHTPDRIDSSHIIEAATFGAEIHHPLIKKCLDYYAGKNFIMANGAFDTTVLPHIMASVLNQEGALRDLLPMHYFSPKNTRTQIVEATAETYSVHHFNGSWYSMAQRKHVNARIKFCKLFGENVGTLLSTIYAVFVNLKYNSFQDTLSRCKQKGLSLFQVKKWQSQK; this comes from the coding sequence ATGATGGCAGAAAATGCCAAAGCTTTTTTAATAGGCATGGGAGAAATATATATTTTTATCGATATGTCTATCCCTAAGATTGTACACTACTGTTGGCTAAGCAATGATCCGTATCCGGAATTGGTTCAGCGTTGTATTCAGAGCTGGAAAGAAAAACTTCCGGATTATGAATTAATACTGTGGGATATGAATCATTTTGATGTGCATTCTGTGCCTTGGGTGGAGCAGGCTTGTTCTGTAAAGAAATGGGCTTTTGCGGCAGACTACATCCGTCTTTATGCACTTTATAATCATGGCGGAATTTATTTAGACAGCGATGTGGAAGTTTTGAAATCATTCGATGATTTACTGGATAGACCATACTTTTTTGGGAAGGAGCATACGCCGGATAGGATTGATTCTAGTCATATCATCGAGGCTGCGACTTTTGGCGCAGAAATTCATCATCCCTTAATAAAAAAATGCTTAGATTATTACGCAGGTAAAAATTTTATTATGGCGAACGGCGCTTTTGATACGACCGTTCTTCCGCATATCATGGCAAGTGTCTTAAATCAAGAAGGCGCTTTGCGAGATTTACTTCCGATGCATTATTTTTCGCCCAAGAATACAAGAACGCAGATTGTGGAAGCTACTGCGGAAACATATTCTGTGCATCATTTTAATGGCTCGTGGTATTCTATGGCACAGCGGAAGCATGTAAATGCTCGAATTAAATTTTGCAAATTGTTTGGTGAAAATGTGGGAACGTTGCTTTCTACGATTTATGCGGTGTTTGTGAATTTGAAGTATAATAGTTTTCAGGACACATTGTCCCGTTGCAAACAAAAAGGGCTTTCTTTATTCCAGGTGAAAAAATGGCAATCCCAAAAGTGA
- a CDS encoding glycosyltransferase family 32 protein, whose protein sequence is MAIPKVIHYCWLSGEPYPELVQKCMKSWRNHLLDYNFVLWDRKKIQECLCPWVESALAERKWAFAADYVRLFALYNYGGIYLDCDVEVLKSFDDILAQDSFLGRESHKNVIEAAVMGAEPNLAWVKKSLDWYENRRFNVSDLNNPSIAIPVVIKNALMIFHGVKVLPAEYFSPKDNRTGKLRITSKTYCIHHFDGNWFNDYQREYFRIRVEFSKKYGAFVGLVAASLFSLKKKLFNR, encoded by the coding sequence ATGGCAATCCCAAAAGTGATACATTATTGCTGGTTGAGCGGGGAGCCTTATCCGGAACTTGTGCAAAAATGCATGAAGTCTTGGCGGAATCATTTGCTGGACTATAACTTTGTGTTATGGGATCGAAAAAAAATTCAAGAATGTTTGTGCCCGTGGGTAGAATCTGCATTAGCAGAAAGAAAATGGGCCTTTGCTGCAGATTATGTACGGTTGTTTGCTCTTTACAACTATGGCGGCATTTATTTGGATTGCGATGTAGAAGTCCTAAAGTCTTTTGATGATATTCTTGCTCAAGATAGTTTTCTTGGACGGGAATCTCATAAGAATGTGATAGAAGCTGCAGTGATGGGTGCAGAACCGAATCTAGCGTGGGTAAAAAAATCTTTGGATTGGTATGAAAACCGAAGATTCAATGTATCGGACTTAAATAATCCATCGATTGCGATACCGGTTGTTATAAAAAATGCGTTGATGATTTTTCACGGTGTTAAAGTGTTGCCGGCGGAATATTTTTCTCCCAAAGATAATCGGACGGGGAAACTTCGAATCACGTCAAAGACTTATTGTATTCATCATTTTGATGGAAACTGGTTCAATGATTATCAGCGTGAGTACTTTAGAATTCGAGTGGAATTTTCTAAAAAGTATGGTGCTTTTGTGGGGCTTGTTGCGGCGAGTCTGTTTTCGCTGAAGAAGAAATTGTTTAATAGGTGA
- a CDS encoding glycosyltransferase family 4 protein, with protein MAKEKLNILFDATILVDGSVDSSSRTGIYFVAKNILNEMTLKNDVNVYLTACPSKLAGLKKIASRNCKILDKGSWLSNQVFSILFHIRLIKKKIFSMALIRKMFSLLELIIDNGYEKIYSRFLFAWPEELRELKNIVYFSPTADSSKHLRKNEIRRFVVLHDAIPFKLHEYKNQLNNKWVCYFLNKDVFYFTVSNSTKRDFCNIFPNIAPDHFQTVYLGAKESFCPKLDQMLIASVKAKYGIPSDKKFVFSLCTLEPRKNLIRAIRSFIKFSEKNSITDMIFVLGGPSWHDFEKKLVEDEEVKSLYSKYVKWIGYVADEELPVLYSNAEWFVYTSQYEGFGLSPLEAMKCGCPVIVSNNSSLPEVVGDAGIMIDWDNDEQHMVAYEQYYFNESLRKENGQKGLERAKWFSWKRTVDSIILSINSREGLL; from the coding sequence ATGGCAAAAGAAAAATTAAACATCTTGTTTGATGCGACAATTCTTGTGGATGGATCTGTCGATTCTAGCTCTCGAACAGGAATTTATTTTGTTGCAAAAAACATTTTAAATGAGATGACACTGAAAAATGATGTGAACGTTTATCTCACCGCGTGTCCGTCGAAATTAGCTGGATTAAAAAAAATTGCGTCTCGAAACTGCAAAATTTTAGATAAGGGGAGTTGGCTTTCCAATCAGGTTTTTTCTATTCTCTTTCATATTAGATTGATAAAGAAAAAAATTTTTTCAATGGCATTGATCAGGAAAATGTTTTCTCTACTTGAGCTGATCATTGATAATGGTTACGAAAAAATTTATTCGAGATTTTTATTTGCTTGGCCGGAAGAGCTGAGAGAATTAAAAAATATCGTTTATTTTTCTCCAACTGCAGACTCCTCAAAACATTTGCGGAAAAATGAAATTAGAAGGTTTGTCGTTTTACATGATGCGATTCCATTTAAGTTACACGAATATAAGAATCAGTTAAATAATAAATGGGTTTGTTATTTTTTAAATAAAGATGTTTTCTACTTCACCGTTTCTAATTCGACGAAAAGAGATTTTTGTAACATTTTTCCTAATATTGCCCCCGATCATTTCCAAACAGTCTATTTAGGGGCTAAAGAGTCGTTTTGCCCTAAGCTAGATCAAATGCTAATTGCGTCGGTTAAAGCAAAGTATGGAATTCCTTCTGACAAAAAATTTGTTTTTAGTTTGTGTACGCTTGAACCTAGAAAAAATCTTATAAGGGCAATAAGATCTTTTATCAAATTTTCTGAAAAGAATTCGATCACTGATATGATTTTTGTTTTGGGGGGACCTTCTTGGCATGACTTTGAAAAAAAGTTGGTCGAAGATGAAGAAGTGAAATCTTTGTATTCGAAGTATGTCAAGTGGATTGGTTATGTTGCGGACGAAGAACTTCCTGTTTTGTATAGTAATGCGGAATGGTTCGTTTACACAAGTCAATACGAAGGATTTGGATTGTCTCCGTTAGAAGCTATGAAATGTGGGTGCCCGGTGATTGTCAGCAATAATTCATCGTTGCCTGAAGTTGTAGGTGATGCAGGTATAATGATCGATTGGGATAACGATGAACAGCATATGGTTGCATACGAGCAATATTACTTTAATGAATCATTAAGAAAAGAAAATGGGCAGAAAGGACTTGAACGAGCCAAATGGTTTTCGTGGAAGAGAACTGTTGATTCGATAATTTTGTCTATAAATTCACGAGAAGGCTTGTTGTAA
- a CDS encoding DUF4276 family protein, translating into MKKIFIVTEGPSEEHFAKAILAPHFLDYEKIIIPITILTKRDNRHGIMYKGGMCSYSKMQNSLEPVLKRASKSEDSYVSTMVDFYALPTDTPGYANAMKYSDAYDKVRQLENSILQKVGHERHFKPYIQLHEFEALLFADIEQLSTEYFDCQIDELRQAISAQPNPELINNSFETAPSKRILKAIPAYDKTVAGIEVLRRIGLNKIRKKCRHFNDWITHLEQI; encoded by the coding sequence ATGAAAAAAATATTTATAGTCACCGAAGGTCCGTCCGAAGAACATTTTGCCAAAGCCATACTTGCGCCTCATTTTTTGGATTATGAAAAAATTATAATTCCAATAACAATATTGACCAAAAGGGATAATAGACATGGAATTATGTATAAAGGCGGAATGTGTTCGTATAGCAAAATGCAGAACTCTCTAGAACCTGTATTAAAGCGCGCCTCGAAAAGCGAAGATTCTTATGTTTCAACAATGGTTGATTTCTATGCGCTTCCAACAGACACTCCCGGTTACGCCAATGCGATGAAATATTCTGATGCCTACGATAAAGTCCGTCAATTAGAGAATTCTATTTTACAAAAGGTGGGTCACGAACGTCATTTTAAGCCGTATATACAGTTGCACGAATTTGAAGCTTTATTATTTGCAGACATAGAACAGCTTTCTACAGAATACTTCGACTGCCAAATTGACGAATTACGACAGGCAATCAGTGCACAACCGAATCCAGAACTGATAAACAATAGTTTTGAAACGGCCCCGTCAAAAAGAATTTTAAAAGCCATCCCCGCCTACGACAAAACTGTAGCAGGAATTGAAGTTTTACGCAGAATTGGGTTAAATAAAATCAGAAAAAAATGCAGACACTTCAATGATTGGATTACGCATTTAGAACAGATCTAG